The following coding sequences lie in one Hydrogenophaga sp. PBL-H3 genomic window:
- a CDS encoding cyanophycin metabolism-associated DUF1854 family protein: MNTTNSSMANFDLHRDTQGRWVCRVASGEPQVGVQVVRSFPLSAPMESISIVGPDGHEVVFVARLDALDEPSRTLLTQALAEREFSPVVLRIREVSTFGTPSTWQVDTDRGPTELVLKVEEDIRRLPGQRRLLITSAHGVVFDIPDRNQLDRASRRYLERFL; encoded by the coding sequence ATGAACACAACGAACAGCTCGATGGCCAACTTCGACCTGCACCGCGACACCCAGGGCCGCTGGGTGTGCCGCGTGGCCAGCGGTGAACCTCAGGTGGGCGTGCAGGTGGTGCGCTCTTTCCCGCTGAGCGCGCCCATGGAGTCCATCTCCATCGTCGGCCCCGACGGGCACGAGGTGGTGTTCGTGGCCCGGCTCGATGCGCTCGACGAGCCGAGCCGGACCCTGCTCACGCAGGCGCTGGCCGAGCGGGAGTTCTCGCCGGTGGTGCTGCGCATCCGCGAGGTGAGCACCTTCGGCACACCCAGCACCTGGCAGGTCGACACCGACCGCGGCCCGACCGAGCTGGTACTCAAGGTGGAGGAGGACATCCGCCGCCTGCCGGGCCAGCGCCGCCTGCTGATCACCAGCGCGCACGGCGTGGTGTTCGACATCCCCGACCGCAACCAGCTGGACCGGGCTTCGCGCCGCTACCTGGAGCGTTTCCTGTGA
- a CDS encoding DUF1328 domain-containing protein — translation MLHYAVVFFVIALISAVLGFGGLAAGAAGIGKLLFAIFIVMAIVTIVADLVRRR, via the coding sequence ATGCTGCACTACGCCGTCGTCTTTTTTGTCATCGCCCTGATCTCGGCCGTGCTGGGCTTCGGGGGGCTGGCCGCCGGTGCGGCGGGCATCGGCAAACTGCTGTTCGCCATCTTCATCGTCATGGCCATCGTGACCATCGTGGCCGACCTCGTGCGCCGGCGCTGA
- a CDS encoding AsmA family protein: MNASPTTPLASTRLTRHARAALVVGGVVGLLVLGGVWGEASGWPVLRPTLERFMARGAGVPVQLEGAVKLHLLWRPRLEVAHLRIASDERFEVPHLLDARRVTLAWTWGDVWRWRQGEQLRVQTLRADELDAHLVRLGDGGANWQLGAPNAQNDADGLAGLPRFGSLVMEQGRITVSDALQDIALKVAVQGSEGEAVPGEASGYVASFSGRYQALPLKLEVRAGSTLPLLQDNGATAAAPWVPMRVEGSVGSSRLLFDGQAAALFGTPRLQGQLQFKGRSLADVGDPLGITLPRTPPFDLRGTLAHEAGAWRLQASSAVIGSSRLAGELLFDQRVKPARLSGRLTGPKLAFADLGPAIGAAGPAAAAPEAKAPGRVLPQRRFDLPSLKAMDADVQVNIDTVDFGTPSMAPLKALQTRVQLDGGVLRLGALQAQVSGGAIKGSTQLDANASPAAWAARLDFSGIDMAGWLRGLSTSGAPTTEPAAKGSATLKRERNQARQGGDQTVQSYLTGQLSGRLDVRGAGRSTGEILASLDGPFQFALRDGTLSHLATEAMGLDVAESLGVLIRGDRPLPLRCARFDMTARDGVVTPTLAVIDSADSVIRITGLVSLRDESLALRVVTRSHDWSPLSLRTPVTVTGTLGQPSVGIEAQGLVGRVLGAVALGAAVGPAAALLPLIEPGSPNAVDPCIAKAPPATPKKP, translated from the coding sequence ATGAACGCCAGCCCCACCACACCCCTTGCGTCAACGCGCCTGACGCGCCATGCGCGCGCCGCGTTGGTCGTGGGCGGCGTGGTGGGTCTGCTGGTGCTGGGTGGGGTGTGGGGCGAGGCCAGTGGCTGGCCCGTGTTGCGCCCCACGCTGGAGCGCTTCATGGCGCGCGGTGCGGGCGTGCCGGTGCAGCTGGAGGGTGCGGTGAAGCTGCACCTGCTGTGGCGCCCGCGCCTGGAAGTGGCGCACCTGCGCATCGCCTCCGATGAGCGCTTCGAGGTGCCGCACCTGCTCGACGCACGGCGTGTCACGCTGGCCTGGACATGGGGCGACGTCTGGCGTTGGCGCCAGGGCGAACAGCTGCGCGTGCAAACCCTGCGTGCCGACGAGCTTGACGCACACCTCGTGCGCCTGGGCGACGGTGGTGCCAACTGGCAACTGGGCGCGCCCAATGCGCAGAACGATGCCGATGGCCTGGCCGGCCTGCCGCGGTTCGGCTCGCTGGTCATGGAGCAGGGCCGCATCACCGTGAGCGACGCGCTGCAGGACATTGCCCTGAAGGTGGCGGTGCAAGGCAGCGAGGGCGAGGCCGTGCCGGGGGAGGCATCGGGGTACGTGGCCAGCTTCAGCGGGCGCTACCAGGCCTTGCCGCTGAAGCTGGAGGTGCGGGCCGGCAGCACCTTGCCGCTGTTGCAGGACAACGGTGCCACTGCCGCTGCGCCCTGGGTGCCCATGCGTGTGGAAGGCAGCGTGGGTTCGTCGCGCCTGCTGTTCGACGGCCAGGCCGCCGCCTTGTTTGGCACGCCGCGCCTGCAGGGCCAGCTGCAGTTCAAGGGGCGGTCGCTGGCCGATGTGGGCGATCCGCTGGGCATCACACTGCCGCGCACGCCGCCCTTCGATCTGCGCGGCACACTGGCCCATGAGGCCGGTGCCTGGCGGTTGCAGGCTTCGAGTGCCGTCATCGGCAGCAGCCGGCTGGCCGGTGAGCTGCTGTTTGATCAGCGTGTGAAGCCCGCCAGGCTCTCAGGCCGGCTCACCGGCCCCAAGCTTGCGTTTGCCGACCTGGGCCCTGCCATCGGCGCTGCGGGCCCGGCCGCCGCAGCGCCTGAGGCCAAGGCGCCCGGGCGCGTGTTGCCGCAACGCCGGTTTGACCTTCCCTCGCTCAAGGCCATGGACGCCGACGTGCAGGTCAACATCGACACGGTGGACTTCGGCACACCGTCGATGGCGCCCCTGAAGGCTCTGCAAACGCGCGTGCAGCTCGACGGTGGCGTGCTGCGCCTGGGTGCACTGCAGGCCCAGGTGTCCGGGGGCGCCATCAAAGGTTCGACCCAGCTTGATGCCAACGCCAGCCCAGCCGCATGGGCAGCCCGGCTGGACTTCAGCGGCATCGACATGGCCGGCTGGTTGCGCGGCCTGAGCACATCGGGTGCGCCGACCACCGAGCCTGCGGCCAAAGGCTCGGCGACCCTCAAACGCGAACGCAACCAGGCCCGCCAGGGCGGTGACCAGACGGTGCAGTCATATCTCACCGGCCAGCTCTCCGGCCGCCTGGACGTGCGCGGAGCGGGCCGCTCCACCGGCGAGATCCTGGCCAGCCTGGACGGACCGTTCCAGTTCGCGCTGCGCGACGGCACGCTGTCCCACCTGGCCACCGAGGCCATGGGCCTGGACGTGGCCGAATCGCTGGGCGTGCTCATCCGGGGCGACCGACCCTTGCCCCTGCGCTGCGCCCGCTTTGACATGACGGCCCGTGACGGCGTGGTCACGCCGACGCTGGCGGTGATCGACAGCGCCGACAGCGTCATCCGCATCACGGGCCTGGTCAGCCTGCGCGACGAGTCGCTCGCGCTGCGCGTTGTCACCCGCTCCCACGACTGGTCTCCGCTGTCCTTGCGAACCCCGGTGACCGTGACAGGCACCCTGGGCCAGCCCAGTGTCGGCATCGAGGCGCAGGGCCTGGTGGGCCGCGTGCTTGGTGCGGTGGCGCTGGGCGCCGCGGTGGGCCCGGCGGCGGCCCTGCTGCCGCTGATCGAGCCGGGCTCCCCCAACGCGGTCGACCCCTGCATCGCGAAGGCGCCACCGGCCACGCCGAAGAAACCCTGA
- a CDS encoding phospholipase D-like domain-containing protein: MPTQRSPKSLGLALACLLLALAGCTSLPPKTADLPGRQAGTVTVSGSEGQVSATAERTALQGLVNEGRKDLVIHHLKTLVATGDADLYQGNRTRLLVDGPATFGAMKAAIAQARGRVLLQSYIVEDQGVAAEVAELLLARAAQGVKVAMIFDAVGSITTPDAFFKRLVDGGVAVCAFNPINPTKRPGYWGLTHRDHRKLLVVDEDVAFTGGINISRVYGSSSFGRRGQPTGEGALDDGWRDTQIELRGPVVPVIGQVFEATWREQGCKGELGQPAAKKGAGEPGTRVVKVLASDPRDKDNRIYSALLAAVDAAQVEVRFTMAYFAPGPDFVTALRKAAERGVAVEMVLPGRSDSTLAFHAGRSYYDDLLSSGVRIYQMEHALMHAKTAVIDGVFSTVGSSNLDWLSFVANNELNVIVLGDDFGGEMKALFERDRAASRPITLEDWRRRGLDDRAMETLGRLLERFL, from the coding sequence ATGCCCACGCAACGTTCACCGAAATCGCTCGGCCTGGCGCTCGCGTGCCTGCTGCTGGCACTGGCCGGCTGCACCAGCCTGCCACCCAAGACCGCCGACCTGCCCGGCCGGCAGGCTGGCACGGTCACAGTGAGCGGGTCGGAAGGACAGGTCTCGGCCACGGCCGAGCGCACTGCGCTGCAGGGCCTGGTCAACGAAGGCCGGAAGGATCTGGTGATCCACCACCTGAAAACGCTGGTCGCCACCGGCGATGCCGACCTCTACCAGGGCAACCGAACGCGCCTGCTGGTGGACGGACCCGCCACCTTCGGCGCCATGAAGGCGGCCATTGCGCAGGCGCGGGGCCGCGTGCTGCTGCAGAGTTACATCGTCGAAGACCAGGGCGTGGCGGCCGAGGTGGCCGAGCTGCTGCTGGCGCGCGCGGCGCAAGGCGTGAAGGTGGCCATGATCTTTGATGCGGTGGGCTCCATCACCACGCCCGATGCTTTCTTCAAGCGCCTGGTCGACGGCGGTGTGGCGGTCTGCGCCTTCAACCCGATCAACCCGACCAAACGCCCGGGCTACTGGGGCCTCACCCACCGCGACCACCGCAAACTGCTGGTGGTGGACGAGGACGTGGCCTTCACCGGCGGCATCAACATCAGCCGCGTCTATGGTTCCAGCTCGTTCGGTCGCCGTGGCCAACCCACCGGAGAGGGCGCACTCGACGACGGCTGGCGCGACACGCAGATCGAGCTGCGCGGACCGGTGGTGCCGGTGATCGGCCAGGTGTTTGAAGCCACGTGGCGCGAGCAGGGCTGCAAGGGCGAACTGGGCCAGCCGGCCGCGAAGAAAGGCGCGGGGGAACCCGGCACACGGGTGGTGAAGGTGCTGGCCAGCGACCCGCGCGACAAGGACAACCGCATCTACAGCGCTTTGCTCGCGGCGGTGGACGCGGCGCAGGTCGAGGTGCGTTTCACGATGGCGTATTTCGCGCCCGGCCCCGACTTTGTGACCGCCCTGCGCAAGGCCGCCGAGCGCGGTGTGGCGGTGGAGATGGTGCTGCCCGGACGCAGCGACTCGACGCTGGCGTTTCACGCCGGGCGCTCGTATTACGACGACCTGCTGTCCTCGGGCGTGCGCATCTACCAGATGGAGCACGCCCTGATGCACGCCAAGACCGCCGTGATCGATGGCGTGTTCTCCACCGTGGGCTCCAGCAACCTGGACTGGCTCAGCTTTGTGGCCAACAACGAGCTCAACGTGATCGTGCTGGGCGACGATTTCGGCGGCGAAATGAAGGCGCTGTTCGAACGCGACCGCGCAGCGTCCAGGCCGATCACGCTGGAGGACTGGCGCCGTCGTGGCCTGGACGACCGCGCGATGGAAACACTGGGCCGGCTGCTGGAGCGCTTCCTGTGA
- a CDS encoding response regulator has product MIRIGIVDDHAIVRTGLRQFLAEHVDLRVTGEANNGREALELVRGGEVDVLLMDISMPEQGGVDALQAIKARFPDLAVLILSGFPEAQYATTLLRYGASGYLNKECAPEDIVQAIRTVARGRRYVSPAVAELLADGVAGATEQAPHELLSERELQVFLRLAKGETIGHMAEQMFLSVKTVSTYRSRVLEKLKLASNSDLTYYALKNGLIQ; this is encoded by the coding sequence ATGATCAGAATCGGCATCGTCGACGACCACGCCATCGTGCGCACCGGCCTGCGGCAGTTTCTCGCCGAGCATGTGGACCTGCGCGTCACGGGAGAGGCCAACAACGGGCGCGAGGCGCTGGAACTCGTGCGCGGTGGCGAGGTCGACGTGCTGCTGATGGACATTTCCATGCCCGAGCAAGGCGGTGTGGATGCGTTGCAGGCGATCAAGGCGCGCTTTCCCGATCTCGCGGTGCTCATCCTCAGCGGTTTCCCCGAAGCGCAGTACGCCACCACCCTGCTGCGATATGGCGCCAGCGGTTACCTCAACAAGGAATGCGCGCCCGAAGACATCGTGCAAGCCATCCGCACCGTGGCACGCGGGCGGCGTTATGTGAGCCCGGCGGTGGCCGAGCTGCTGGCCGATGGCGTGGCCGGCGCGACCGAGCAGGCGCCGCACGAACTGTTGTCGGAGCGGGAGCTGCAAGTGTTCCTGCGCCTGGCCAAGGGCGAGACCATCGGCCACATGGCCGAGCAGATGTTCCTGAGCGTCAAGACCGTGAGCACCTACCGCTCGCGCGTGCTGGAAAAGCTCAAACTCGCCAGCAACAGCGACCTCACCTACTACGCGCTCAAGAACGGCCTGATCCAGTGA
- a CDS encoding BON domain-containing protein → MKTNHRYTALIAAAAATVLIAACGDKVDDTTVGQQVDSSVTAAKSAGTELKNDAQVAANDIQAAGSKAADSVAVSATDMAITTKVNAALAADDKLSALKIDVDTEAGKVALTGTAPDEASRQRATILAAAVDGVVTVDNRLTVAKNS, encoded by the coding sequence ATGAAGACCAACCACCGATACACCGCCCTGATCGCCGCAGCAGCGGCCACCGTGCTCATCGCCGCCTGCGGCGACAAGGTTGACGACACCACCGTGGGCCAGCAGGTCGACAGTTCGGTCACCGCTGCGAAATCCGCAGGCACCGAACTGAAGAACGACGCCCAGGTCGCCGCCAACGACATCCAGGCTGCTGGATCCAAGGCCGCCGACAGTGTCGCCGTGAGCGCCACCGACATGGCCATCACCACCAAGGTGAACGCGGCTCTCGCCGCCGATGACAAGCTCAGCGCGCTGAAGATCGACGTCGACACCGAAGCCGGCAAGGTGGCACTGACAGGCACCGCCCCCGATGAAGCCTCGCGCCAGCGCGCCACCATCCTGGCAGCGGCCGTTGACGGCGTGGTCACGGTGGACAACCGCCTGACCGTGGCGAAGAACAGCTGA
- a CDS encoding BON domain-containing protein: MKLAHVVLAAAATLTLVQLTGCAVARDQQTVGSYIDDATITTRVKARMAEDKTVSATSISVETLKGTVQLSGFAKSTDERATAERIARSTPGVQAVRNDILVR; this comes from the coding sequence ATGAAACTCGCACACGTTGTGCTGGCCGCTGCCGCCACACTGACCCTCGTTCAACTCACCGGCTGCGCGGTCGCCCGCGACCAGCAGACCGTGGGCTCCTACATCGACGACGCCACCATCACCACCCGGGTGAAGGCGCGAATGGCCGAAGACAAGACGGTCAGCGCCACCTCCATCAGCGTTGAAACCCTCAAAGGCACGGTGCAGCTCTCGGGTTTTGCCAAGTCGACCGATGAGCGCGCGACCGCCGAGCGCATCGCCAGGTCCACCCCCGGTGTGCAAGCGGTTCGCAACGACATCCTGGTGCGCTGA
- a CDS encoding response regulator transcription factor: MPALKTFIVEDNKVIYENLVSTLQELTAVEVVGHAVDERSAVHWLRSEGLSLDLLIVDIFLYSGSGLGVLKAAQDAHLSARTVVLTNYATADIRKRCAVLGADRVFDKSCELDDLIAYCARVSDGSATRPGDLH, encoded by the coding sequence ATGCCTGCGCTGAAAACCTTCATCGTCGAAGACAACAAGGTCATCTACGAGAACCTGGTGTCCACGCTGCAGGAGCTCACGGCGGTGGAGGTGGTCGGTCATGCCGTCGACGAGCGCAGTGCCGTGCATTGGCTGCGCAGCGAGGGACTCTCGCTCGATCTTCTGATCGTCGATATATTCCTGTACTCGGGTTCGGGTCTGGGCGTGCTCAAGGCGGCGCAAGACGCGCACCTGAGCGCCAGGACCGTGGTACTCACCAACTACGCCACCGCCGACATCCGCAAGCGCTGCGCCGTGCTGGGGGCCGATCGGGTGTTCGACAAGTCGTGTGAGCTGGACGACCTGATTGCCTATTGCGCCCGCGTGTCGGACGGCTCGGCCACGCGCCCTGGCGACCTGCACTAG
- a CDS encoding sensor histidine kinase: MIKSSIERVARTRYLMPVVLALAVVAVVVNEGAYRHSLNTLKQGIALTDARVQAGLILQNLTDAETAARAYLINGQEADRVEHRNAIGKLAEVQRGAFQLIADVDPQRTVSVEAVRLRIQARVTAMEKWMDAAERGERTQARLMASSDRGRSSYADLRHEFDLVLSRATALQDSARGSLFDALMINRVALHLLVLISVLGLVLFTRQLRFSDEQKARESDHLASQVALRTAELRELAGHLVTTREDERGRLARELHDELGGLFTAMKLELARLRRVTELPPSALERMSGIEQRLNEGIAVKRRIIENLRPSSLDQLGLVSALEVLCQDAASSLGIPVNTELQAVSLDKECELTVFRLVQESLTNISKYAQAKQVWVSLAPHGDRVRVSVRDDGCGFHAHAVPARHHGLIGMRVRVESHDGHLTINSRPGQGTHIVAELPPKAPTEAQTCEPRETALR; the protein is encoded by the coding sequence ATGATCAAGTCGTCGATCGAGCGCGTGGCGCGCACGCGGTATCTGATGCCGGTGGTGCTTGCGCTGGCGGTGGTGGCCGTGGTGGTCAATGAAGGCGCCTACCGGCATTCGCTCAACACGCTCAAGCAAGGCATCGCCCTGACCGATGCGCGGGTGCAGGCGGGCCTCATCCTGCAGAACCTCACCGACGCGGAAACCGCCGCTCGCGCTTACCTCATCAACGGCCAGGAAGCCGACCGCGTGGAACACCGCAATGCCATCGGCAAACTCGCCGAGGTGCAGCGCGGCGCATTCCAGCTGATCGCCGACGTGGACCCGCAGCGCACCGTGTCGGTGGAGGCGGTGCGCCTGCGCATCCAGGCGCGTGTGACGGCCATGGAAAAGTGGATGGACGCGGCCGAGCGCGGCGAGCGCACCCAGGCGCGCCTGATGGCCAGCAGCGACCGTGGTCGCAGCAGCTACGCCGACCTGCGGCACGAGTTCGATCTGGTGCTGAGCCGCGCCACCGCCCTTCAGGACTCCGCGCGCGGGTCGCTGTTTGACGCCCTCATGATCAACCGTGTGGCGCTGCACCTGCTGGTGCTGATCTCGGTGCTGGGTCTGGTGCTGTTCACGCGGCAGCTGCGCTTCAGCGACGAGCAGAAAGCGCGCGAGAGCGACCACCTGGCGTCTCAGGTGGCCCTGCGCACGGCCGAGCTGCGCGAGCTCGCCGGCCATCTGGTCACCACGCGCGAGGACGAGCGCGGCCGCCTGGCGCGCGAACTGCACGACGAGCTTGGCGGCCTGTTCACCGCCATGAAACTCGAACTCGCGCGCCTGCGCCGGGTGACCGAACTGCCTCCCTCTGCGCTGGAGCGCATGAGCGGCATCGAGCAGCGGCTAAACGAAGGCATTGCCGTGAAGCGCCGCATCATCGAGAACCTGCGGCCTTCTTCGCTCGACCAGCTGGGTCTGGTTTCCGCCCTGGAGGTGCTCTGCCAGGACGCGGCCAGCAGCCTGGGCATTCCTGTGAACACCGAGCTGCAGGCCGTGAGCCTGGACAAGGAGTGCGAACTCACCGTGTTCCGCCTGGTGCAGGAATCGCTCACCAACATCAGCAAGTACGCGCAGGCGAAGCAGGTGTGGGTGAGTCTGGCGCCGCATGGCGACCGCGTGCGGGTGAGCGTTCGGGACGACGGCTGCGGCTTTCATGCCCACGCCGTGCCCGCGCGCCACCACGGACTGATCGGCATGCGCGTGCGCGTGGAGTCCCACGACGGGCACCTGACCATCAACTCCCGCCCCGGGCAAGGCACGCACATCGTCGCGGAGCTTCCCCCCAAGGCGCCCACCGAGGCGCAGACCTGCGAGCCTCGGGAAACCGCGCTGCGCTAA
- a CDS encoding 3'-5' exonuclease: MPSPIAVIDFETTGISPSLGDRATEVAIVITEQGRVVDRFQSLMNAGVRIPSFITQLTGITNDMVAGAPRADAVMRDAARFVGRVPMVAHNASFDRRYWQAELALAGEPAPHAFACTVLLSRRLYPQAPSHKLGSLVDFFHLPRTGQAHRAMADADMAAELLARIQHDLRTQHGVAKPDHDVLMALQRCARNQLPRFFTAQRAPEALRSSAP, from the coding sequence ATGCCCTCTCCGATCGCCGTCATCGATTTCGAAACCACCGGCATCTCGCCTTCATTGGGCGACCGCGCCACCGAGGTGGCCATCGTCATCACCGAACAGGGCCGGGTGGTGGACCGTTTTCAGAGCCTCATGAACGCGGGTGTTCGCATCCCCTCGTTCATCACACAACTCACCGGCATCACCAATGACATGGTGGCTGGCGCACCCAGGGCCGATGCCGTGATGCGCGACGCCGCGCGGTTCGTGGGTCGGGTGCCGATGGTGGCGCACAACGCGTCGTTTGACCGCCGTTACTGGCAGGCCGAGCTGGCGCTGGCCGGTGAGCCCGCGCCGCACGCCTTTGCCTGCACGGTGTTGCTCTCGCGCCGGCTGTACCCGCAGGCGCCCAGCCACAAGCTGGGCTCGCTGGTGGACTTCTTCCACTTGCCGCGCACAGGCCAGGCGCACCGGGCCATGGCCGACGCCGACATGGCCGCCGAGCTGCTCGCGCGCATCCAGCACGATCTGCGCACGCAGCACGGCGTGGCCAAGCCAGACCACGATGTCCTGATGGCACTGCAACGTTGTGCGCGCAACCAGCTGCCGCGCTTTTTCACCGCTCAGCGGGCGCCCGAGGCGCTGCGTTCAAGCGCGCCGTGA
- a CDS encoding 3-deoxy-7-phosphoheptulonate synthase has translation MKTHTTPPTTLDTTRIDDLRIGAVRPLITPALLQEWQPALDAAQALVQHSREAISRVLHGQDDRLVVVVGPCSIHDHAQAIDYARLLKDQADALQADLMVVMRVYFEKPRTTVGWKGYINDPHLDGSFAINEGLEMARALLLDVLALGLPVGTEFLDLLSPQFISDLVSWGAIGARTTESQSHRQLASGLSCPVGFKNGTDGGVKVASDAIQAARAPHAFMGMTKMGQAAIFETRGNDDCHVILRGGAQPNYSAADVSAACALLNKAGLREQVMVDVSHANSSKQHRKQIEVAADVAAQVAAGERRIMGVMIESHLHEGRQDIVPGQPLQVGVSVTDACISFEQTVPVLEDLAAAVRARRAKG, from the coding sequence ATGAAAACGCACACCACACCGCCCACCACACTGGACACCACCCGCATTGACGACCTGCGCATCGGGGCGGTTCGCCCGCTGATCACGCCCGCGCTGCTGCAGGAATGGCAGCCCGCCCTGGATGCCGCGCAGGCCCTGGTGCAGCACAGCCGTGAAGCCATCTCTCGCGTGCTGCACGGACAGGACGACCGCCTGGTGGTGGTGGTGGGGCCGTGCTCCATCCACGACCACGCACAAGCCATCGACTACGCCCGCCTGCTCAAGGACCAGGCCGACGCACTGCAGGCCGATCTGATGGTGGTGATGCGCGTGTACTTCGAGAAGCCGCGCACCACCGTTGGCTGGAAGGGCTACATCAACGATCCGCACCTCGATGGCAGCTTCGCGATCAACGAGGGACTGGAGATGGCGCGCGCGCTGTTGCTCGACGTGCTGGCGCTCGGTCTGCCGGTGGGCACCGAGTTCCTGGATCTGCTCAGCCCGCAGTTCATCAGCGATCTGGTGAGCTGGGGCGCGATCGGCGCGCGCACCACCGAGAGCCAGAGCCACCGCCAGCTCGCCAGCGGACTGAGCTGCCCGGTGGGATTCAAGAACGGTACCGACGGCGGAGTGAAGGTCGCCTCCGACGCGATCCAGGCGGCGCGCGCACCCCACGCCTTCATGGGCATGACCAAGATGGGACAGGCCGCAATCTTCGAGACGCGCGGCAACGACGACTGCCACGTGATCCTGCGCGGCGGCGCGCAGCCCAACTACAGCGCGGCCGACGTGAGCGCGGCCTGTGCACTGCTCAACAAGGCAGGCCTGCGCGAGCAGGTCATGGTGGATGTGTCGCACGCCAACAGCAGCAAGCAGCACCGCAAACAGATCGAGGTGGCCGCCGACGTGGCGGCGCAGGTGGCGGCGGGGGAGCGCCGCATCATGGGCGTGATGATCGAGAGCCACCTGCACGAGGGCCGGCAGGACATCGTGCCTGGTCAGCCACTGCAAGTCGGCGTGAGCGTGACCGACGCGTGCATCTCCTTCGAGCAGACCGTGCCGGTGCTGGAGGACCTCGCGGCTGCGGTGCGCGCCCGACGCGCCAAGGGCTGA
- a CDS encoding patatin-like phospholipase family protein, whose translation MAINWRQPPAINLALQGGGAHGAFTWGVLDALLEDGRLRFDGVSGTSAGAMNAVMLAQGLMAGGSDGARTALREFWSAVAASMPFEVATPTADGKDMRLAPAMQLMLQWTHYFSPEQLNPFDLNPLRTILSSQVDFERLRAHSPVKLFVAATNVNTGKLRLFRAPELTPDTVLASACLPTMHRSVVIDGEPYWDGGYSANPAVFPLFHECSARDIMLVMLAPIKHSATPQSAVDIKSRMMELAFNATFLREMRMFAHLRERAARSAWWRRGELDRRLAGAHFHVIEASEVMRELSAESKAAANMRFFEMLFALGREHGSAWLSAHHADVGRRSSVDLGALFY comes from the coding sequence ATGGCCATCAACTGGCGCCAGCCTCCGGCGATCAACCTCGCTCTGCAAGGCGGTGGCGCACACGGGGCCTTCACATGGGGCGTGCTTGATGCCCTGCTGGAAGACGGGCGCCTTCGTTTCGATGGCGTGAGCGGCACCAGCGCGGGCGCCATGAACGCCGTGATGCTGGCGCAAGGCCTGATGGCGGGTGGGTCTGATGGCGCGCGCACTGCTTTGCGCGAGTTCTGGAGCGCCGTGGCCGCCAGCATGCCCTTCGAGGTGGCCACGCCGACCGCCGACGGCAAGGACATGCGGCTGGCGCCGGCGATGCAGCTGATGCTGCAGTGGACGCACTACTTTTCTCCCGAACAGCTCAACCCGTTCGACCTGAACCCGCTGCGCACGATCCTCTCAAGCCAGGTCGATTTCGAGCGCCTGCGCGCGCACAGCCCGGTCAAGCTGTTCGTGGCGGCGACCAACGTCAACACCGGCAAACTCCGGCTGTTCCGCGCGCCCGAGCTCACGCCCGATACGGTGCTGGCCTCGGCCTGCCTGCCCACCATGCACCGCAGCGTGGTGATCGATGGCGAGCCTTATTGGGATGGGGGCTACTCGGCAAACCCGGCGGTGTTTCCGCTGTTCCACGAGTGCAGTGCGCGCGACATCATGCTGGTGATGCTGGCGCCGATCAAGCACAGCGCCACACCGCAGTCGGCGGTGGACATCAAGAGCCGGATGATGGAACTGGCGTTCAATGCCACGTTCCTGCGTGAGATGCGCATGTTTGCCCACCTGCGTGAACGCGCGGCGCGCAGCGCCTGGTGGCGACGCGGCGAACTCGACCGGCGCCTGGCAGGCGCGCACTTTCATGTGATCGAAGCCAGCGAAGTGATGCGCGAACTGAGCGCCGAGAGCAAGGCCGCGGCGAACATGCGCTTCTTCGAGATGCTGTTCGCGCTGGGCCGCGAGCACGGCAGCGCGTGGCTGTCGGCACACCATGCCGACGTGGGCCGACGCAGCAGCGTCGACCTGGGAGCCCTGTTTTACTAG
- the infA gene encoding translation initiation factor IF-1 has protein sequence MAKEELIDMMGIVNEVLPDTRFRVTLDNGHQLIAYSAGKMKKNHIRILAGDRVSLELSPYDLTKGRINFRHIEGRGPMVPRKPR, from the coding sequence ATGGCCAAAGAAGAACTGATCGACATGATGGGCATCGTCAACGAGGTGCTGCCCGACACGCGCTTTCGCGTGACGCTGGACAACGGTCACCAGCTGATTGCCTATTCCGCCGGCAAGATGAAGAAGAACCACATCCGCATCCTCGCGGGTGACCGCGTCTCGCTCGAACTCTCGCCTTACGACCTGACCAAGGGCCGGATCAACTTCCGCCACATCGAAGGCCGCGGCCCGATGGTGCCGCGCAAGCCGCGCTGA